From a single Lolium rigidum isolate FL_2022 chromosome 7, APGP_CSIRO_Lrig_0.1, whole genome shotgun sequence genomic region:
- the LOC124679320 gene encoding protein tesmin/TSO1-like CXC 2 — protein MDTPDRRAAPPAARAEDSPLFSFIDSLSPIEPLKSAYSGNSLQAYHQSLNITSVSSIFTSPHHNAQKESKLSKSSFADFSENELCVDGTDKDKPSSSSNEVRLLACTSTITRESQTITSSVNEGVVDLPQGPNDLPPRGRFYSGSPDHNTTPCHGVRSDLKQDKSRKLEAIQTAKNTLEKRKCLFSTDMQLPDGQPANDNEVLGCEWDELVSVTSGELLAFDSSMHQDHRGIQLAVNNAESCGYLLSRLTGDGDIADRTHPSASSQAYYQEMVMGEDKAENAQVFPEDIKTISGEEIQDNLNEENACNPLDCKVETQQRGVRRRCLVFEASRYPHKTAQKESVANLPFSTRKGKSPAQSHTNPAKTPSPHVFRGIGLHLNALALTVNDKIARQNPATTALVPSLKVEPDMHGNVLSAGDNFIHSGAGLLDLQMNNDDCSAGGFLENDHISSQSSSPPKKRRKSDNNDDDSCKRCSCKKSKCLKLYCECFAAGVYCSEPCSCQGCLNKPIHEEIVLSTRKQIEFRNPLAFAPKVIRLSDAAQETQEDPNNTPASARHKRGCNCKKSSCLKKYCECYQGGVGCSTNCRCETCKNTFGIRDGAVSAENEEMKQVGEPTESCGKEKENDLQNANVQSEDHKLVELAVPITPPFDVSSSLLKQPNFSNAKPPRPTKPRSGSSSRSKAPEAVHSRKISKVAESAFDEEMPGILKEASSPGIVKTSSPNGKRVSPPHNALSISPNRKGGRKLILKSIPSFPSLLGDMGSGSAAGNADSTFSASPLALGPS, from the exons ATGGACACGCCcgaccgccgcgccgcgccgccggctgCCAGAGCGGAG GACTCACCCCTTTTCAGTTTCATTGATAGCCTGTCTCCAATCGAGCCTCTCAAGTCAGCATATTCGGGGAATAGCCTCCAAGCATACCACCAGTCTCTCAACATCACCTCTGTTTCCTCCATCTTCACTTCCCCGCACCACAATGCACAGAAGGAATCGAAGCTCTCCAA GAGCTCTTTTGCGGACTTCTCCGAAAATGAGCTTTGCGTGGACGGCACTGACAAAGACAAACCATCCAGTTCGTCAAATGAAGTTAGATTGTTGGCCTGCACTAGCACTATAACTCGTGAGAGCCAAACAATTACCTCTTCAGTAAATGAAGGGGTTGTTGATCTTCCCCAAGGGCCTAATGATTTGCCGCCACGTGGTCGATTTTATTCTGGCAGTCCAGATCATAACACAACGCCTTGCCACGGTGTTAGGTCAGATCTTAAACAGGACAAATCTCGAAAATTAGAAGCCATCCAGACTGCTAAAAATACTTTGGAGAAAAGGAAATGTTTGTTTTCCACTGACATGCAGCTCCCTGATGGCCAGCCTGCAAATGACAATGAAGTTCTTGGCTGTGAATGGGATGAATTGGTTTCTGTAACTTCTGGTGAGCTTTTGGCCTTTGACTCATCAATGCACCAAGATCACAGAGGAATTCAGCTGGCAGTAAATAATGCAGAATCTTGCGGATATTTGCTATCAAGACTTACTGGGGATGGTGACATTGCAGACAGAACACACCCCAGTGCATCCAGCCAAGCATACTATCAAGAGATGGTAATGGGAGAAGATAAGGCAGAAAATGCTCAAGTCTTTCCCGAAGATATAAAAACAATCTCAGGTGAAGAAATACAGGATAATCTCAATGAAGAGAATGCATGTAATCCATTAGACTGCAAG GTTGAGACCCAACAACGTGGTGTTCGAAGACGCTGTCTTGTTTTTGAGGCATCCAGATATCCGCATAAGACTGCGCAGAAAGAATCTGTTGCAAATTTGCCCTTCTCAACTCGCAAAGGCAAAAGTCCTGCACAAAGTCACACAAATCCAGCAAAAACTCCATCACCACATGTATTTCGTGGTATCGGTCTTCATTTAAATGCTCTTGCTTTAACAGTGAACGACAAAATCGCTCGTCAGAACCCTGCAACTACTGCTTTGGTTCCATCACTGAAAGTTGAGCCGGACATGCATGGGAATGTGCTGTCTGCTGGAGATAATTTCATCCATTCTGGTGCTGGTCTTTTAGACCTTCAGATGAATAATGATGATTGTTCAGCTGGAGGCTTTCTTGAAAATGATCATATTTCAAGTCAAAGCAGCAGCCCCCCAAAGAAGAG GCGTAAATCAGATAACAACGATGATGACTCATGCAAACGTTGCAGCTGTAAAAAGTCAAAGTGCTTGAAACT TTATTGTGAGTGCTTTGCTGCTGGCGTATACTGTTCGGAACCTTGTTCGTGTCAAGGATGTCTTAACAAGCCTATACATGAGGAAATTGTTCTCTCTACTCGAAAGCAGATAGAATTCCGGAATCCACTGGCATTTGCTCCAAAAGTTATCCGCTTGTCTGATGCTGCCCAAGAGACTCAG GAAGATCCTAATAACACACCTGCTTCGGCTCGTCATAAGAGAGGATGCAATTGCAAGAAGTCAAGCTGTCTCAAGAAATATTGCGAATGCTATCAG GGAGGTGTTGGCTGCTCCACAAACTGCAGATGCGAAACTTGCAAAAACACTTTTGGCATTAGAGATG GTGCTGTATCGGcggagaatgaagaaatgaaacaAGTAGGCGAACCGACTGAAAGTtgtggaaaagaaaaagaaaatgacCTACAGAACGCTAATGTACAGAGCGAAGATCACAAACTCGTTGAGCTCGCTGTCCCAATAACACCACCTTTCGATGTTTCAAG TTCTTTGCTCAAACAGCCAAACTTCTCAAATGCAAAGCCACCGAGACCTACAAAACCCCGCAGTGGGAGCTCCTCTCGTTCAAAGGCCCCTGAAGCAGTTCACTCTCGCAAGATTTCAAAGGTCGCTGAAAGCGCGTTCGATGAGGAGATGCCTGGCATCTTAAAAGAAGCTTCTTCTCCTGGTATCGTCAAGACTTCTTCACCTAATGGAAAAAGGGTGTCACCACCGCATAATGCACTCAGCATTTCACCAAACCGAAAAGGAGGGCGGAAGCTTATTCTGAAATCCATCCCCTCTTTCCCGTCACTTCTTGGAGACATGGGTAGTGGGTCTGCAGCAGGCAATGCCGACAGCACATTCAGCGCATCGCCTCTTGCTTTAG GTCCGTCATAG